aggagttaaagttcggagaaatcagcaagatggaactagtgtgtgataaccaagctgctcttcatgTTGCGTTAAATCCGGTGTttcatgagaggactaaacacattgagatcgactgtcacttcgtcacagaaaaaatactttcaggagatattgttacaaagtttgtaaagtcgaatgatcaactagcagatattttttCACTAAGTCTATTTCtagttctcgtattagttacatgtgtaacaaacttggtacatatgatgtgtatgcaccggcttgagggggagtgttagtttacagatatgtatagtgtagtcttgtcccacattggaagatgagtaatatctccttgtagtgtatagctataaatagggaccccttgtattgtatttatcatccaatatcagtaatatattttctcccgtgccttctcacatcaTATGTACCTAGCTTGTTACACTAGCAATCTTACAAACTAAGGATCTgtgcagattgaagtattttctaggtattgaggtcgctcagtctagctcaggtattgttatttcacagcggaaatatgccttagacattcttgaggagactggaatgatgcagacctattgactctcctatggattcgaatgctaagcttctgcctagacagggggagcctcttagagaccctacgagatataggaggttagttggcaaattgaattacctcacagtgactagacctgccATTTCTTTTCCGGCGAGTGTTGTAAGTCattttatggattctccctgtgatagtcactgggatgcagttgttcgcattcttcgatATATAAATTCAGCTCCAGGCAAatgattactattcgaggatcgaggccacgggcagattgttgggtacacagatgctgattgggcaggatcaccttttgatagacgttctacatctggatattgtgttttattaggaggtaatttggtctcgtggaagaggtagaaacagaatgtagttgctcgatctagcgtcgaaaccgaatatcgggccatggctatggcgacgtgtgagttagtttgggtcaagcagtagctcaaggagttaaagttcggagaaatcggcaagatggaactagtgtgtgataaccaagctgctcttcatattgcgtcaaatccggtgtttcatgagagaactaaacacattgagatcgattGTCACTTTGTcacagaaaaaatattttcaggagatattgttacaaagtttgtaaagtcgaatgatcaactagcataTATTTTCACAAAGTATCTttctggttctcgtattagttacatatgtaacaagcttggtacatatgatgtgtatgcaccggcttgagggggagtgttagtttacagatatgtatagtgtagtcttgtcccacattggaagatgagtaatatctccttgtagtgtatagctataaatagggactcCTTGTATtatatttatcatccaatatcaataacatattttctaccgtgccttctcacatcatatgtaccgagcttgttacactaGCAATCTTGCTTTCAATCCTTGGTCAAAGCAAAGAGCAACACCACAAGAACATGACCGTGCTTCAAACTTTCAATGGCTGAACCGAAACCTGCACGTACAGGGATCCTCCAATAGATAAATGTTCTAGAATTCCCGTCTTTGGTTCCCAGCCAATGTGCACCAACCCTATCCCCTCCGTTGCCAAAACCTGATGGTAAAGCATCAATGTCGTTCAAAGCCTTCTGGGCTTCTGTAGTATCCACAGAAATGACAGTCCAAAGAGTTGTACTCTGTTTGCTATTTCATATAGTTgattattggtaaatggtaacTTTACATTCAGTACCGAATCCCACAAACACAAAAGATCTTGGCTTTTGTTTATCGAACCATTTGGAGAGCTTCTGCCCATGTGGCTGACAAGCAAGAGTTCTTTCATGCGCTGGTAATATTTCCGCCGGTAGCAATCCAACGGGAATCAGTGGCTTTCTGTTAGACTTTTTTATGTCTCTAAGTAATCACTTTATAATTCAGTGCAAGTACGTATAGCCACAGCTCTACATGTGTTCTGTATGGCATCGTGTCCCAGTAAAGCTCGGGGCGAAACATTCTCTCCATATACGGCATATATTAGTTCCAGGGCTTCATGTTTTCGTTATGCAACTATCAATGGGAAATCCACTGATGGTGGTTGTGATGTCAAAAGTTCATGTAATGGCTTTCATCTTGAACCCTATCTGGGGCAGCTCTGGGGTTTGGGGCCCCGGAGAGGACCCGTGAAGCAGCAATGAAGACTGAATTTAATGAGGGGCATATCAAGTTCTCGAGCGATATCAGCCACTCAGTGGGGAATGAAATCAGCAATGACCCAATCACAGTTTTTATCAGCAATGAAGCGTATGACGGGTTCTTGAAGGAGATCATAAGCTTGCTTCAAGTATATCAGAAGGAATGTCCAAGGTTGACTGAGCATCCTTTGACAGAAGACTCCTAATATCAAGTGATGGTAGTGGAAACTGCATTACATTACTAGTGGTGCTAAGTTAGGAGGAAGTTTAGGAAGTCTCTTATTGTTCTTGGGAGTGGATAGGAACTTTGGCTAAGGCTGTGGAGATTTGAAAAAATGGGTTCAGGTGACCAAATGCTAACATGGCACCATTACAATGTGAACATTATCTCCGCtcatgttctttttctttttctgctTTATCAGTCTCTGCGGAGTCAAACCTTTTGCTTTATGTTTGTCTGTATTGCGTGGTAAGTGATGAATATCCCTTTATATAGGGAAAAGTTCATGCATGATGTAGCTGTATGAAGTGTACTTGCTAGCTGCTGTCAAAGTGACATAAGACCATGACAAGTTATATGGCTAAAGCACATAGATACTtttatctttttaaaaaaaataatcctTTACTTTGATTACGGCCACAATAAAATATAGCCCTGAAAAGTCAATGTTGTAAGTAAAGGTTATAATTTCTCGTCTAAGTACTGCTTTTTAAGCAGTTTGGACTGTATTCTTCATGCTTGTTCATTTATTTTCTGACATGTTTTCATTAAATTGGGTATTGCCAACTTTTTCCAGGGACCTGGAGGAAGGCTGGGGTTCGGTCGTGGAGGTGGAGATTTGGTGCTAGTTCCAGTGGGAGTTTTGCTTGAAATTGTTGATTTTATCATAGGATTTTTGCTGTTGAGCTATTGTTATGGCAGTACCCGAATATGGTAAATACTACTATTGGCTGTGTGCTGTTGTTGGATTTCGCTGTTGAATTTTGACCGCAATCACGAGCTTGCTGACGGCTTTTTAAGCTGAGAAAAAGTGTGGGCTTTCTTGTAGTAAATGGATGGCTGTCGCATGTAAACTGAAGTCATTCAACAATTAAGACTTTTCAGAACTATCGCTTCCACCTGACCCGTAGCAAAAGAGAGTCTTCATAGGAAAATTGTCACTGCTTGTGAACCCAAACTTTGGGGATCTATCCTGTTCAAGGATGAAGTTGGTGATAATATGTAGAATAAGATCTTCAGGTAATTCAAATATTGTGCATTTACCGATCGAAATTTTGAAATTGGATTTATGCTTTATCGACTTATTTCATGGTTCGTGCTTAGAAAGTCGATGAGATTTACTCTTCTTTTTGATGCCTGTCGCCCTCATGGCATTTGGCCATCTCTCTAGCTGTAATGCTTTTATTAACACTTGGTAGCTTTTCTGATCTACCCGTTTAGTAGGTGGCTGGAACAGCCTTTCGACCACTAGATCTCGTGTTTCCTCGTGGGTGAAACTAAGTTGGGTGAAACTAAGTGGAGGTAAGAACCGGCTGAGGTTGAAGAATGAGTTGTGGTTAAGGGTGATACTCTACTTGAAACTAGAGCTAGTTGGTTCTCCCTGAAATCCATTGAGGTGCAGCAGTTAGTTGGACATCACTAGGAGTAAAATATTGTTTGGTGCGGGCAGCAAGAGGTACGAAATCGAGGCAAACTTTCCTGTATTGTTTTTTCGCTTGAGATCCAATACAAAATAATACCAAGATTAACTTATAAGTTAATACACTAAGATTAATATAATGAAATTGAAATTGTGACCAAACATAGGATAAAATGAAGGTTATTCATATCATGATTATTGTTACTAAAATACATCAAACCGTGCCCTTATTGTTTTATTTAGGAACTCGGGGGCGCGTGATCACAAATACTTATCACATCAGGAGTTGCCCGTTAGTCTGCAATTATTAGACCGAATTAAAAGAGGAAAAATTAATAACTTTACCTATTAGCGCAAGAAAATCTATCATTGTAACAACGACGTAGTTCATTTATTGCAACCAATAcatagttgatttttttttttggaatacaTAATTGTCCGTCATTTCAATGCGTACAAGCtgaaaaaatattgttataaCTAGATTGACATGCATTCAGAACACAATATCTTTTCTAATTTTCTGGTTGATGACTAAACCTTCATCTCACCGTTACTTCTCATATACTCAACAAAGTTTTTGACATAGGAGTCATGAAGCTTCTGGTCTCCAAAAATAGCAGCAGCTTTTCTTGCTCGAGCTCTAAGCTCTTCCCCTTCCTCAGAAACTATCGCTTCTCTTAATGACGTTGCTATGTCATTTCCACTAAACGATCCATCTTCTTCGTTCCTCCTCACTTCAATTGCCACACCTTTTTCTACTAGCAATCTTGCATTCAATCCCTGGTCAAAAACAAAAGGCAGCACCACAAGAACATGGCCATGTTGTAAAGTTTCAATGGCTGAACCCCATCCTCCATGAAATAAGGATCCTCCAATGGACGGATGTGCAAGAATCTCCTTCTGTGGTGCCCAGCCAATGTGCACCAACCCTCTCCCCTCCGTTGCGGCGCCAAAACCTGATGGCAAAGCATCAACGTCGTTCAAAGCCCAACTGGGCTTTTGTAGTATCCACAAAAACGGTAGTCCTGAAAGTTGTACTCCGTTTGCTATTTCATATACTTGATTCTTGGTAAGTTTACATTCGCTTCCGAATCCCACAAACACAACCGACCTTGGCTTTTGTTCGTCAAGCCATTTAGAGATCTTCTGCCAATTTGGATGACAAGCAAGAGTTCTTTCATTCGCCGGTAATTCTTTCGGTGGTAGCAAACCTATCGGAATCACTGGCTTACCTGCGACTTTGTTATATGTATCCAAGTAATCACCTTCAAATTCCATGCAAGTACGTATAGCCACAGCTCTACATGAGCCTTCTACTACGGCAGCATGTCCCAGTAAAGTTTCGCGCGATTCATTTTCTGCACGCAGGATAGAAATTAGATCTAGAGCTTCATATTTCCGGAAAGCAACCATCGACGGGAAATCCACCCATGGTGGTGGTGATACCAAAAGTTCATGCAATGGCTTTGATCCATTTTTAACTTGACCGGGCTGGGTTCTAGGTTTTGGGGGCCCGAAGAAGACCCGTGAAGAAGCAGTGAAGACACTGAATTTAAGGAGGGGGATGTTAAGTTCGCGAGCGATATCAGCCACCCAATCGGGGACGAAATCAGCGATGACCCAATGAGTTTTTTTATCAGCAATGAAGTTTTTGACAGGTTCTTGAAGGAGATCAAAAGCTTGGTATAAATACTCCATTTGATCAGCAGAAATGTCTACACTAGCCTCAGCATCAGCAGGCAAAGGGCTACCGTCGACTGATGGCAGTGGAAATTCTACTAGATTTACTAGTGGTGCTAAGTTAGGAGGAAGTTTAGGGAGTCTCTTAATGTTTCTGGGAGTGGAAAGGAAAGAGACATGAACTTTTTCTTTGGCCAAGGCTACGGAGAGTTGGAAAAATGGCTGCAGGTGACCAAATGCTAACCATGGCACCATTACAACGTGGATACTGTCTTTCTTCATTTTCTCTTATTAGTCTATACTGAATAAAACATTTTGCTCTAAATAGTGGAGTATCAGTGATAGTCGGGCGCTAGAATCAATTATTTACTGTTTGTATTGGTAAGTCTACATCAAATGTTTTACACGTTTCTTATTGAACCAAAATCCTAATCATCCTCAAAGATACTCTTTAACGAGGAGtacttttctcaaaaatatttttaaaaaagtgCTTTTTGTAAGaatcagtttgtgtttggctaattaatttgaaaaacacttttgagtagtaattagtgtttggccaagcttttgaaaactgcttctaaatatatttttctcaaaagtgtttctcagaaaagtgcttttggagaaaagttacttttttctgcttctcaaaaaatgcttctgcttctcctcaaaaacacttttttccttccaaaaacttggccaaacacctcaatttttggccaaaggtgcttttggccaaaaaagCACTTTTTGCCCaaaaagaagcttggccaaacaggctatcaATGTGGGGTATACTATAAACCATACGTATTGTTATAGTATTCTTTATAGAATAATTGTTTATTtaatagagtttagcttatacacggaagattagatcatcggttcttataggtcataaagtttatgttcacaatctaatgatggaattggacaaaccatcggaatggttgtagcacaagattaaatataatttatcttgattatgggaatggtttaattccgacttcttgtgctagtacattttgtatgtattgggCGGATCAAGTAgaaataagtattttatactgacttaataaaataatttctctAGTCCATTCAATGTACTTATACTTTTAATCtcgatataattattattagttgtgcgTGTCGTTTATTGATTTAATTTATTAAAAGACGAGACTCTTCCGTGGATCAATAAGCATCgtaaattggacaataatgatatacattggcgaagtaataaTTAATTGATAAAATTTATGTCTCGGCTTTTGAGATTGATGATactcctttatgaaagcttataagtttcatgtgtaaacccgaccggtggattttgtatccgacacatgaaataagttaagcgaaaatCCAAAGGaagtaatcaataaattaaattatcagtaatttaatttgattgattagtatctgaatcttaacatgagGAGTTAAATAAGGTTTTATGGAAGAATTTTAAAATTGAACTTAGGAGTGCAATTGcaaatttttagtggaataattcgtaatttattatggtagaaattaatttcgaatttcgaaatttattccataatagggagccttgttaattaaattatgtggTCCTTAATGTgcctaaataataggaaataaagaaAACCTTTCCTTAGTGGAAGAAGAAAACCTAACAGGTTTTGGAAAAGGGTTTTAACCTAAAAAGCGTGGCTATATATACTCCATATAGGGCTGGCCGTTTTTAGATAGTTTTTTCCACGTTTTGCCTTGGAATTTCGCCAACCTGAAATTCTCTCTTTTCGaatattatttgggtaacacagtAGAAGACTGTGGAACGTTTTGCTGAGGTCACGGTCTTGCTACTCTAGAACTGGAGACCGATATTAATCTGctttgttcacgcttcaagaggtaactCGAATAATCTCCATATGTGCTAATTGTTTAATTTACATGTGAATATGATACTATAATTGCTTTCGCTGCGATATATAATCCATCAATTGGTGTCAGAGCCTACTCACGTCTAATTAAACAATTAAGATGAACATGAAAAGAAGCATCATGTTAATATTCAAGTTTTTGAATTACATGCAAATATTGTTTTTCTGTAAAACTACACTATTTTGAGCATGAATATTTATTCCGAGAATTTTGATTATTCTGAAAATCATGTAATATCTGcttattgttgatgatatttgATTAGAATAATCTGAAAATTTCGTTAATCCAAAGGAAATGTAAAAGCTACTATTTGGCCGAATTGGCGAGAAAATCGGAAGTCAAAAGGTTGACgaactccgattgacctaaaatttggCAGAACCATGCAAAACGGCCCAGTGATCAATACTCATCAGCTTTGCTCATGATGTAAGCCATTCTTTGGGATTTCGAGGTTGTTTAGATGGTGATTTGggcattttttaattttttgaaattttttcgaaATTGTTTTTTTGTTTTAATCTAGTGGTGGTAGGGATCGTTTCCTATGGactccatgtcacgacccaaattcacctataggtcgtgatggctcccAACATCACCGCTAGGCAACCCAACTAGTGAATTAGACATATTATTCCTCTTTCAATAAGTTTTCGAGCAATTAAACTTTCCTTATATGCAAGATTCAAGAAAATTaaaggtttaaataaataaaaccaaaGTGATAATTCAATACCACAATtatactagtgtgtgtgccaagacctggtgatacaagtgtatgaacatctagtagattatacaaaattctaaatattatccgaacataaaatagacagaatacgaATACGAAGAGAGACACTAGGTGTTGCGGAATGGCTCAGGaaaagtagctcaccactaggcctcgggatatcggGGAAGCGCACCGGTAGGACAGCCTGATGcgcctgtctcagatcctgcacaaaaagtgcagcaagtgtagcataagtacgtaagtaacgtgtacccagtaagtatcaagtctaatctcggagaagtagtgacgagaggtcgacttcgacactcacttgggtcaataattattcaaataaaatcataaataaatactGGATGTGTAAATAAATTTAAATCTTCTCAACAAGCAGgagcaaataattctttcacaattatATAATTTTCAAATAAGTCATTCCTTTTAAAGGCTGTAATCTTACAAGCCACAACAAAATATCAAGACACCAAGTACTATTATTAAGCACGAATTATGCCGTGGTCGTACGACCccatccagaataatgtgtataatgccgagggtcgagcggcacgaaccatagatgcatctatctactgccgaggcgttcggcccgctccaagaagagaaggatactctataagcatttgacttaaacattaTTAAGGATTTATACTAAAACAATACGAATTTCATTAGCGATCTTTCACAATTTTTCTAACAAAtcctaatataatttaggcattttaaattaacaagtatggtgcaaaaattccaaatagttcatgcattgggtcctaaaactatcCAGACATAAGCATacttagtagctacgcacggactctcgtcacttcgtatgTACGTAGCCACCCACAAATTGTAGCATcatttaatttaaatcacctatggggtaaattccctcttacaaggttagacaagagacttacctcgtcccaAAGCTCACTTCCCGGTCACAGTTTCATGCtaagcctcaatttggtgccgaaaaatcctaaactagccaaatgttatgtaatttaatcaatacatgctcaaaaattcgaaattaaattattagattaattacccaccCCAATTTggaaaaattcctaaaatttacctcgggcccacgtgcccggattctgaaaattttcagaggaagtcgttacccataaccttaagaactcaagtatacaattttcatcccattccataaccattttcgtggttaaaatcgcatttttatcaaaacttatgCTTTTCATCTAACCCATGATTTTCCACAATTACATgttaaactttacccataatctatgtatttaactcacaataggtagaatttACTTACCTCCAAGTTTCTAGGTGAATAACTCGCTGAAgaagctcaaaaatcgcccaaggacGAAGAAAATGGGCTAAATAATGGATGAGCCCCGTTTTTAAAACATTTTGTTAGGCACagtaaaatccttcttcgcgaacgaggtaagtgcctcgcgttcgcgaaggtaaaaTTCCCCAGGCCCTTAAAattcctttcgcgaacgcgacaggtatCTCGTGTACGCAAAGGCTTACTTGGCCTAcctttcgcgaacgtgaagggtaaAATATGCCGACCCCTCCCAGGCCTcgtccttctatgcgaacgcgagaagGCTTTCGCGAACGCATAGGCCTAGGATTCccaagcttcgcgaacgcaaccccCTTCCTGCGAACGCGAAGGATAACTGCCCACCCATCTCCCCAAATtcttcattgcgaacgcgagagTCCTTCCGCGTTTGCAAAGAAGGAAACGAAaactggaaaatctggtttttccaacattgctccgggtggtccgaaactcacccgagccgctCGGGACCCcttccaaatgtaccaacaagtctataaacataatacggacctggtTGAACTCTCGAAATGCTTAAATcaacaacgaaactaagaatcgcaccccaaaaccgaattgaatcaaaatatgaacttcaagttcctAAATTGCTCTgaatgcgccgaatcatacttagactactcggaatgacacaaaattttacgAGCAAGTCTTAactcaccatacgaaactattcccaggaTTGAAATTCCAAACaaacctcgattactccaaaacctactccaaaccaaatttgaagaactttaaaccttcaaatagccaactttcactattaagcgctgaaacgctcctggatcgtccaaaacccgattcgaacatactcccaagtccaaaatcaccatacaaacctattggaaccgtcaaatcccgattttgaggtcgtttactcaaaaagttgatcgaagtcaaacttacccttttaaagccaaactaaggaaccaagtattccgatttcaatatgaacccttccaaatctcgaactaataattaccgcaagtcataaaacagtaaaaggaCATAtatggagtcttatttaggggaacaaagTTCAAAAAggcaaaatgatcggttgggtcgttacactccAGGGTTAAATTCTTGTGATATAATGATTTTACACGTTGACATAAGTCTTCTTCCATAACAGATAAACTCATTATAGATAATCACTAGGTTATACTAGTTGTTGATTACTTGTatttactctccatctgagtatgCATGTTGGTTCAATGGGACTAGTATATTGAATGTTGATACTCACTTGACTTAAATTAACAGTTTACTCTCCATATGAGTATGGCCTGTTTAAATTCATGGAGTGAATAATCTGTCATTACATATGTATATTGCAAGAATAACTCTTTTTCCATCGAAACATGTTGTTCAAGGTGCATGGCTTATACGTGTGTAGTATGTTTTGAATTTTAATATTCATAATACATGACTAATTTTGATCTATTTATTTAATTGTCTCTCGGATTAACCATGGCTGCTTTAAATCCCCTTACTCCTATTCTTACTCAAAACAAACTTGAGGGTCTGAATTATGTTGATTGGAAATGAAACTTAGATATTGTCCTAATTGCTGAAGAGTACAAATTTGTGCTCGATGAGGTGTGTCTAGAAAAACATGGAGATAATGCTACGAATGATGAACATAAAGCTTACCAAAAATGGGTTAAGGCTGATGTGATGGCATGGTCTTACATTCTGAAATCTATGTCGAATGTTCTGCAACATCAACATTAGTCTATGGAGTCTGCTTATGATATTTTGGAAAATCTCAAAGAGATGTTTGGATATCAGAATCGTGCGGCTAAGTAGACTGCCATGAAAGCTCTTCTGAATACCAAAATGGTTGAAGGTTTATCTGTTAGGGACCATGTCCTGAAGATGATGAGTCTTCTAAATGAACTGGAGGTCCTTGGATTATAATATGAACAAAATGAATTTGTCACTTGCGATATTGCTGAATGAGCTACAGTAGGCAGATACTATTATCAAGTAACAAGGTCCTACTGTGGCATTGAATTTCGAGGTAGGTTCTCCTTCTAAGATGAGAGGCgggcagaagaagaaaaaggctCAAAAACCCTCTGTTGGTGGCACAACTGCTGGTGTGAAAAAGGCTAAGGGCAAGTGTCATCACTAAAAGAAGACTGGGCATCATAAGAAACAATGTCCGACTTATCTGGACAAGCTGAATAATAAACCAGGTGATTTACATCTACTTGTCGTTGAAACTCTTTTAGCGGCTGTTTCTATCATGTCATGGTATGTAGATTCGGGAGCCACTAATCATGTCTGTACTTTTTTGCAGGGGTTTCAGGTAATACGGCGACTAAGTAGAGGAGAAATCAATATTTATCAAGCAGATGGTTCGGTAGCCCCAGCTTTAacattagtaaatattagtatttcGTTTTGTAGTGATAGAATATTAGCTTTAAAAGACACATTATATGTACCTTCCGTTATAAGGAATTTAATTTCGGTTTCTAGTGCTAT
The DNA window shown above is from Nicotiana tomentosiformis chromosome 8, ASM39032v3, whole genome shotgun sequence and carries:
- the LOC104084766 gene encoding putative UDP-rhamnose:rhamnosyltransferase 1; protein product: MKKDSIHVVMVPWLAFGHLQPFFQLSVALAKEKVHVSFLSTPRNIKRLPKLPPNLAPLVNLVEFPLPSVDGSPLPADAEASVDISADQMEYLYQAFDLLQEPVKNFIADKKTHWVIADFVPDWVADIARELNIPLLKFSVFTASSRVFFGPPKPRTQPGQVKNGSKPLHELLVSPPPWVDFPSMVAFRKYEALDLISILRAENESRETLLGHAAVVEGSCRAVAIRTCMEFEGDYLDTYNKVAGKPVIPIGLLPPKELPANERTLACHPNWQKISKWLDEQKPRSVVFVGFGSECKLTKNQVYEIANGVQLSGLPFLWILQKPSWALNDVDALPSGFGAATEGRGLVHIGWAPQKEILAHPSIGGSLFHGGWGSAIETLQHGHVLVVLPFVFDQGLNARLLVEKGVAIEVRRNEEDGSFSGNDIATSLREAIVSEEGEELRARARKAAAIFGDQKLHDSYVKNFVEYMRSNGEMKV